A part of Dreissena polymorpha isolate Duluth1 chromosome 13, UMN_Dpol_1.0, whole genome shotgun sequence genomic DNA contains:
- the LOC127855361 gene encoding uncharacterized protein LOC127855361 — MHKHRPLVKPMIVVSTTGYIISILGPYLADGKNSDANILKHIINQNTEDFKSWIQEGDVVVVDRGFRDAWTVLEELGVTMQMPSFMRKGSTQHTSEESNKSRLVTKIRWVVESTNGRLKTWTYLARTMPNTQVPFIGDYVRIVGAICNRFRPALSSEDSDQDKIVAERMLYLSGQNNDLQQFISDNDIQKITKASWKPMDELDINCPIMTEDELRCLIFGVYTVKLAASYTQEHMSSDGIYSIHGYVHNRSLLCLKFQSRHVSRKQYRSYIRFKEGSVDTWFCNCPVGARVVGTCAHVTSALWYLCFRRHQTDQLSDGPRNWAADISDAAKVSY; from the exons ATGCACAAGCACCGGCCACTTGTCAAACCAATGATTGTTGTGTCCACCACTGGCTACATAATATCTATTTTGGGACCGTACTTGGCGGATGGCAAAAACTCAGATGCAAATATACTGAAACACATCATCAATCAAAATACTGAGGATTTTAAG AGCTGGATTCAGGAAGGTGATGTGGTCGTAGTTGACAGAGGTTTTCGAGATGCGTGGACTGTTCTCGAAGAACTTGGTGTAACTATGCAGATGCCATCTTTTATGCGAAAGGGGTCTACACAGCACACAAGCGAAGAGTCTAACAAGTCGAGACTTGTGACGAAG ATACGATGGGTTGTCGAGTCAACCAATGGCAGACTCAAGACATGGACATATTTAGCTAGGACAATGCCAAACACCCAAGTGCCATTtattg gtGACTATGTGCGAATAGTTGGAGCAATCTGCAACCGCTTCAGACCGGCTCTAAGTAGCGAGGACTCCGATCAAGACAAAATAGTTGCAGAGAGAATGTTGTATTTGTCAGGGCAGAACAACGATTTACAACAATTCATCTCTGACAACGACATACAAAAAATAACCAAGGCATCGTGGAAACCGATGGACGAACTAGACATTAACTGTCCAATAATGACCGAGGATGAGCTTAGATGTCTAATCTTTGGTGTATACACAGTTAAGCTAGCGGCTTCTTATACACAAGAGCACATGTCAAGTGACGGAATATACTCAATTCACGGTTATGTGCACAATAGGAGTTTGCTATGCTTGAAGTTCCAAAGTCGACATGTGTCCCGAAAGCAATACCGGTCTTACATACGTTTTAAGGAGGGGTCAGTCGACACATGGTTTTGCAACTGCCCAGTTGGAGCACGTGTAGTTGGAACATGTGCGCACGTTACAAGTGCGCTGTGGTACCTTTGTTTCAGGCGACACCAAACTGATCAACTGTCAGATGGTCCGAGAAATTGGGCTGCAGACATTTCAGATGCTGCTAAAGTGTCATATTAA